In Calidithermus timidus DSM 17022, the following are encoded in one genomic region:
- a CDS encoding penicillin acylase family protein: MRRLLRFLGRLLLFVVVLVVLAGGVGWLWLRGATLPQHSGRLALQGLMAPVEVLREPSGVVHLKAQSEEDLFFALGVVHAQDRLWQMEFQRRVGAGRLSEVVGPATLNQDKFLRTWGFYRAAEQAYDSLSPEGKAIVDAYVAGINAYLKTNPPLPLEYRLLGFRPEPWKPADVLVWAKMMAYDLSANWEEELKRYRLLARGVKPERLAQLLPPYPANGVTILQAADLPPLSEPASAPTPSPAPKPEASVQLQAEALLQLAAAIPRFMEASNNWVIAGSRTTTGKPLLADDPHLGLGVPSLWYLAHLEAPGYNAIGATLPGVPGVVIGHNDRIAWGVTNVGADVQDLYVLEDSASTGYRYKGRLEPYRIRNEVIRVKGQPDVNLRVRESVYGPVISDVVGDVPGGKPLALRWTALDAQDRLLEAFVGINRAKNWAEFTEALSRYSTPSQNFVYADVDGNIGYIAPGKFPIRRAGHSGLTPVPGDGSFDWQGYVPFERWAKVLNPKEGFIVTANNRVLPPGYPNQMSLEWAEPLRAERIRQLILAKQKLSPEDMQAIQQDQYSLLYRDFRPLLQALSALSERANTWKARLLAWDGNMRPDSVEATVFQAWYTELSRLPAKEVGQEFWDEPRYLLQAMQSGDPNCDQKDTEVVESCLDFAALALDTALDRLGDDPPAWGRLHQAVFDHPILTNSPLRRFSDRRVAFGGDRYTVNVGPYNAKTFEQSHGPSYRQVVDLGDLNNSRFIHPMGQSGNLLSAHFDDLLSMWQKGAYLPMRTEGYPVRERLSLEPGR, translated from the coding sequence ATGCGCCGACTGCTGCGCTTTTTGGGTCGCCTGCTGCTGTTTGTCGTCGTCTTGGTGGTCCTCGCTGGAGGAGTAGGGTGGCTGTGGTTGAGGGGAGCTACCCTGCCCCAGCACAGTGGTCGCCTGGCCCTGCAAGGCTTGATGGCTCCGGTGGAGGTGCTGCGTGAGCCCAGCGGGGTGGTGCACCTCAAGGCCCAGAGCGAGGAGGACCTGTTCTTTGCGCTGGGGGTGGTGCACGCTCAGGACCGGCTGTGGCAGATGGAGTTCCAGCGTCGGGTGGGTGCCGGGCGGCTGTCGGAGGTAGTGGGCCCGGCTACCCTCAACCAAGACAAGTTCCTGCGCACCTGGGGCTTCTACCGCGCTGCCGAGCAGGCCTATGACAGCCTTTCCCCCGAGGGCAAGGCGATCGTGGACGCCTATGTTGCCGGGATCAACGCCTACTTGAAGACCAACCCCCCCCTCCCCCTGGAGTACCGCCTGTTGGGCTTCAGGCCCGAGCCCTGGAAGCCCGCCGACGTGCTGGTGTGGGCCAAGATGATGGCCTACGACCTCTCGGCCAATTGGGAAGAAGAGCTCAAGCGCTATCGGCTGCTGGCCAGGGGGGTCAAGCCCGAACGGCTGGCCCAGCTCCTGCCGCCCTACCCGGCCAACGGCGTGACCATCCTCCAGGCTGCCGACCTGCCTCCCTTGTCTGAGCCTGCTTCTGCGCCCACCCCCAGCCCTGCACCCAAGCCCGAAGCATCTGTGCAGCTCCAGGCGGAGGCGCTGTTGCAGCTTGCCGCCGCGATCCCACGCTTCATGGAGGCCTCGAACAACTGGGTCATCGCGGGTTCGCGCACCACCACCGGCAAGCCCCTGCTGGCCGACGACCCCCACTTGGGCCTGGGGGTGCCCTCGCTGTGGTACTTGGCCCACCTCGAGGCCCCCGGCTACAACGCCATCGGGGCCACGCTGCCCGGGGTTCCCGGCGTGGTGATCGGGCACAACGACCGTATCGCTTGGGGTGTGACCAACGTGGGCGCCGACGTGCAGGACCTCTACGTGCTGGAGGACAGCGCCTCGACTGGCTACCGCTACAAGGGGCGGCTCGAGCCCTACCGCATTCGCAACGAGGTGATCAGGGTTAAAGGCCAGCCCGACGTGAACCTGAGGGTGCGCGAGAGCGTCTACGGGCCGGTGATCTCCGACGTGGTGGGCGACGTGCCTGGCGGCAAGCCCCTGGCCCTGCGCTGGACCGCACTCGACGCGCAGGACCGGCTGCTCGAGGCCTTCGTGGGCATCAACCGCGCGAAGAACTGGGCCGAGTTCACCGAGGCCCTCTCGCGCTACTCCACCCCTAGCCAGAACTTCGTCTACGCCGACGTGGACGGCAACATCGGCTATATCGCGCCGGGCAAGTTCCCCATCCGCAGGGCTGGGCACAGCGGCCTCACCCCCGTTCCCGGCGACGGCAGCTTCGACTGGCAGGGTTACGTGCCCTTCGAGCGCTGGGCTAAGGTGCTCAACCCGAAGGAAGGCTTTATCGTCACGGCCAATAACCGGGTGTTGCCGCCGGGTTACCCCAACCAGATGTCGCTGGAGTGGGCCGAACCCTTGCGGGCTGAGCGCATTCGCCAGTTGATCCTGGCCAAGCAGAAGCTCAGCCCCGAGGACATGCAGGCCATCCAGCAGGATCAGTACTCGCTGCTCTACCGTGATTTCCGGCCCTTGCTGCAGGCGTTGAGCGCGCTCTCCGAGCGGGCCAATACCTGGAAGGCCCGACTGCTAGCCTGGGACGGCAACATGCGGCCCGACTCGGTCGAGGCGACGGTCTTCCAGGCTTGGTACACCGAGCTCAGCCGCCTGCCCGCGAAGGAAGTGGGTCAGGAGTTCTGGGACGAGCCCCGCTACCTGCTGCAAGCCATGCAGTCGGGTGACCCCAACTGCGACCAGAAGGATACCGAGGTCGTCGAGAGTTGCTTAGACTTTGCCGCCCTGGCCCTTGACACCGCCCTCGACCGCTTGGGTGACGACCCCCCGGCCTGGGGCCGCTTGCACCAGGCCGTCTTCGATCACCCCATCCTCACCAACAGCCCCCTGAGGCGCTTCTCCGACCGCAGGGTGGCCTTCGGCGGCGACCGCTACACCGTCAACGTGGGGCCTTACAACGCCAAGACCTTCGAGCAGTCCCACGGCCCCAGCTATCGCCAGGTGGTGGATCTGGGCGATTTGAATAACTCCCGCTTCATCCATCCCATGGGCCAGTCGGGGAACCTGCTCTCGGCCCACTTCGACGACCTCTTATCCATGTGGCAGAAAGGGGCTTATCTGCCCATGCGCACCGAAGGTTACCCGGTGCGCGAGCGGCTGTCGCTCGAGCCCGGTCGCTGA
- a CDS encoding GntR family transcriptional regulator codes for MGSVWQLNAEAGPIYAQIVQGVKRMLANGKLKPGDKLPSARDLATELKVNPNTVIHAFGELEREGLSETRRGLGTFVREDVEVQRLRHSLLVEAARRFLAEARALGLSKEEAQRALKEVADE; via the coding sequence GTGGGTAGCGTGTGGCAACTCAATGCTGAAGCCGGACCGATCTACGCGCAGATCGTTCAAGGGGTGAAACGTATGCTGGCGAACGGAAAACTCAAGCCAGGGGACAAGCTTCCGTCGGCACGGGACTTGGCGACCGAACTCAAGGTCAACCCGAACACCGTCATCCACGCCTTCGGCGAGCTCGAGCGCGAGGGCTTGAGCGAAACCCGGCGCGGGCTGGGCACCTTTGTCAGGGAGGATGTCGAAGTGCAGCGCCTCAGGCATTCCCTGTTGGTCGAAGCCGCGCGGCGCTTCCTGGCCGAGGCGCGGGCCCTGGGCTTGAGCAAGGAGGAGGCCCAGCGGGCTTTGAAGGAGGTGGCGGATGAGTAG
- a CDS encoding VOC family protein, whose amino-acid sequence MYATRLAYVHLKVRQLEAAVTFYTRFLDLQLCERFDQTSLLVSSENEAHFELALTEGEPTGPVTLGFAVTTPEDFEAARRFVELEGVRYGLEDRGIAWVLCLQDPDGNTVELFLDRRTSGGVAFWRGETAPLPADGKR is encoded by the coding sequence ATGTACGCGACCCGCTTGGCCTACGTCCACCTCAAGGTGCGGCAGCTCGAGGCCGCCGTTACCTTTTACACCCGCTTCCTCGACCTTCAGCTCTGTGAGCGCTTCGACCAAACCTCACTGCTGGTCTCCTCCGAGAACGAGGCCCACTTCGAGCTAGCCCTGACTGAGGGCGAACCCACCGGGCCCGTCACCCTGGGCTTCGCCGTGACTACGCCCGAGGACTTCGAGGCTGCACGCAGGTTTGTGGAGCTCGAGGGGGTACGGTACGGGCTCGAGGACCGCGGCATCGCCTGGGTGCTGTGCTTGCAAGACCCCGACGGCAACACGGTCGAGCTCTTCCTCGACCGTCGCACCTCGGGCGGGGTGGCCTTCTGGAGAGGAGAGACGGCTCCACTTCCCGCCGACGGGAAGCGCTAA
- a CDS encoding aldo/keto reductase family protein, protein MRYRKLGKWGIKVSEISLGAWTTYGDAVKDLKTIKQIVKLAYDGGVNFFDNADAYAKGQGEEMMGKVLADFPRHTLVLSTKLFWPMSDDVNDRGLSRKHIHESIQRSLRRMGTDYVDLYFCHRYDPETPMEEIVSSMSNLVDRGLILYWGTSEWPAARIVEAVQVARAGGWHPPVVEQPQYSMLAHDRFEQEILPELERYGMGAVVWSPLAQGMLTGRYDKGIPKGSRFERYPQFANRFLTEENRKKVKALKKVADSLGLSRTQLALAWVLRQKGVSSAITGATKPEQIQESLGAAGVELPPEALEQIEGILNPAK, encoded by the coding sequence ATGCGCTATCGCAAACTCGGAAAGTGGGGCATCAAGGTATCGGAGATCTCGCTGGGGGCCTGGACCACCTACGGCGACGCGGTCAAGGACCTCAAAACCATCAAGCAGATCGTCAAGTTGGCCTATGACGGGGGCGTGAACTTCTTCGACAACGCCGATGCTTATGCCAAGGGGCAGGGCGAGGAGATGATGGGCAAGGTCCTCGCCGACTTCCCCCGCCACACCCTGGTGCTCTCCACCAAGCTCTTCTGGCCCATGTCCGACGACGTCAACGACCGGGGGCTCTCGCGCAAGCACATCCACGAGAGCATCCAGCGCAGCCTGAGGCGCATGGGCACCGACTACGTAGACCTGTACTTCTGTCATCGCTATGACCCGGAGACGCCCATGGAGGAGATCGTCTCGAGCATGAGCAACCTCGTCGACCGCGGCCTCATCCTGTACTGGGGCACCTCCGAGTGGCCCGCCGCCCGCATCGTCGAGGCAGTGCAGGTCGCCAGGGCCGGGGGCTGGCACCCGCCGGTGGTCGAACAGCCGCAGTACTCCATGCTCGCCCACGACCGCTTCGAGCAAGAGATCCTGCCCGAGCTCGAGCGCTACGGTATGGGCGCAGTGGTCTGGAGCCCTTTGGCCCAAGGCATGCTCACCGGGCGCTACGACAAGGGTATCCCCAAGGGCAGCCGCTTCGAACGCTACCCGCAGTTCGCCAACCGCTTCCTGACCGAGGAAAACCGCAAGAAGGTCAAGGCCCTGAAGAAGGTGGCCGACTCCTTAGGGCTCAGCCGCACCCAGCTCGCCCTGGCTTGGGTTCTGCGCCAGAAGGGGGTTAGCAGCGCCATCACCGGCGCCACCAAACCCGAGCAGATCCAAGAAAGCCTCGGCGCTGCCGGGGTGGAGCTGCCGCCAGAGGCCCTGGAGCAAATCGAGGGCATTCTCAACCCGGCGAAGTGA
- a CDS encoding CDGSH iron-sulfur domain-containing protein — protein MRLEFRENGPIVIETGGRCVFRDARGERVIEKPRVSLCRCGGSGNKPFCDGSHKTNGFAAPATVIEFDEKLVLDASRL, from the coding sequence GTGAGGCTCGAGTTCAGGGAAAACGGTCCCATCGTGATCGAAACCGGCGGACGCTGTGTTTTCCGCGACGCACGGGGAGAGCGGGTCATTGAAAAACCCAGGGTTTCGCTGTGCCGCTGCGGGGGCTCGGGCAACAAGCCCTTCTGCGACGGCAGTCACAAGACCAACGGCTTCGCAGCCCCGGCAACCGTGATTGAGTTCGACGAGAAGTTGGTGCTCGATGCTTCCAGGCTCTGA